The proteins below come from a single Pleuronectes platessa chromosome 1, fPlePla1.1, whole genome shotgun sequence genomic window:
- the sinhcafl gene encoding SIN3-HDAC complex associated factor, like isoform X1, producing the protein MFGFHKSKIYRSNDGCCICKTKSSSSRFTDSSRYEETFRLCFGLSEDRIGDICNACVLLVKRWKKLPHGSKKNWNHVVDARAGPGFKMTKPKKIKNSDGKKKSKLKKLHKLKRQTDSDAHSTTSSASPAQSPSYSNLSDDGSDIESKQRRPTPSTFSFLDRTYWKRQKVCCGIVYKGRFGEVIIDPRLFKPCCSSTKQKTLVSTPVSPHLPDPLPPQLPEA; encoded by the exons ATGTTTGGCTTCCACAAATCGAAGATCTACCGGAGTAACGACGGCTGTTGCATCTGCAAGACCAAGTCCTCCAGTTCCCGCTTCACAGACAGCAGCCGATATGAAGAGACGTTCAGGCTCTGCTTTGG GCTTTCAGAGGATCGTATCGGGGACATCTGCAATGCCTGTGTGTTACTGGTGAAGCGCTGGAAGAAGCTGCCTCATGGTTCTAAGAAGAACTGGAACCAT GTGGTGGATGCCAGAGCTGGGCCAGGCTTTAAGATGACCAAACCCAAGAAGATCAAGAACAGTGATGGGAAGAAGAAAAGCAAGCTAAAGAAGCTCCACAAGTTAAAGAGACAAA CAGACTCTGATGCCCACAGCACCACCTCCAGTGCGTCTCCTGCCCAGTCCCCGAGTTACAGCAACCTGTCAGATGATGGTTCAGACATCGAGTCCAAACAAAGACGCCCAACTCCCTCCACCTTCTCTTTCCTGGACAGAACCTACTGGAAGAG GCAAAAAGTGTGCTGTGGGATTGTCTACAAGGGGCGGTTTGGAGAGGTCATCATTGATCCCCGACTCTTTAAGCCCTGCTGCAGTTCCACAAAACAGAAGACTCTGGTCTCCACACCAGTGTCCCCACACCTTCCAGACCCACTTCCTCCACAGCTCCCAGAAGCATGA
- the sinhcafl gene encoding SIN3-HDAC complex associated factor, like isoform X2, which translates to MFGFHKSKIYRSNDGCCICKTKSSSSRFTDSSRYEETFRLCFGLSEDRIGDICNACVLLVKRWKKLPHGSKKNWNHVVDARAGPGFKMTKPKKIKNSDGKKKSKLKKLHKLKRQNSDAHSTTSSASPAQSPSYSNLSDDGSDIESKQRRPTPSTFSFLDRTYWKRQKVCCGIVYKGRFGEVIIDPRLFKPCCSSTKQKTLVSTPVSPHLPDPLPPQLPEA; encoded by the exons ATGTTTGGCTTCCACAAATCGAAGATCTACCGGAGTAACGACGGCTGTTGCATCTGCAAGACCAAGTCCTCCAGTTCCCGCTTCACAGACAGCAGCCGATATGAAGAGACGTTCAGGCTCTGCTTTGG GCTTTCAGAGGATCGTATCGGGGACATCTGCAATGCCTGTGTGTTACTGGTGAAGCGCTGGAAGAAGCTGCCTCATGGTTCTAAGAAGAACTGGAACCAT GTGGTGGATGCCAGAGCTGGGCCAGGCTTTAAGATGACCAAACCCAAGAAGATCAAGAACAGTGATGGGAAGAAGAAAAGCAAGCTAAAGAAGCTCCACAAGTTAAAGAGACAAA ACTCTGATGCCCACAGCACCACCTCCAGTGCGTCTCCTGCCCAGTCCCCGAGTTACAGCAACCTGTCAGATGATGGTTCAGACATCGAGTCCAAACAAAGACGCCCAACTCCCTCCACCTTCTCTTTCCTGGACAGAACCTACTGGAAGAG GCAAAAAGTGTGCTGTGGGATTGTCTACAAGGGGCGGTTTGGAGAGGTCATCATTGATCCCCGACTCTTTAAGCCCTGCTGCAGTTCCACAAAACAGAAGACTCTGGTCTCCACACCAGTGTCCCCACACCTTCCAGACCCACTTCCTCCACAGCTCCCAGAAGCATGA